A stretch of DNA from Bernardetia sp.:
ACCTTCTAAAGACATTTTTATTTTAGATGAATTACCACTGGTCTTAGTTTTTAAGAGCATTCCCACACTATTATAAATTTCAGCTTTATAAATAGTGTTAGCTAGATAAATTTCGTTCAAGTCAATCGTAAATTCATTGCTAGTAGGGTTTGGATAGATTTTAATTCCACCTTCCACTCCTCCTTCTATTTTGGCACTCACTACTGGACTAGCTTTATCTTGTGCGTTATTACTCATTTGTTTCAGATAATAATAATAAACTAAGTTAGTTTTTACTTCTTCATCTTCAAAAATATATCTATTAGCACTCTTTGCTTCTACCCAGCCTACTTTTGCAAACGTTTGGTTGTCATCCGAACGCCAAATTTCATACCCTTCAATATCTATTTCATTAGCTGTTTTCCATTCTATCAGAATAGAATTATATAATGGCTTTGCTGTGAGAGAAAGTAGTTCTACTGGCAGAATTACAGGGTCTAAAGTCATTGGTACGCCAAAATCTGAAAATCCACTCATCCATTCCATAGCCGTCGAAACAACTGAATTATCATAGCAAAGCGCAGGTAAATTAGGGATTGACCAAGGGTCTGCACTTGTATTACGCTTCATAATAGCTGTTTGGGGACTTCCACATGCTCCAGCATTGGTATAGGCGTTATTGAAAAGTGTAAGACGATATTTTCCATCGCCTGCTACTTTTGTAGAAAGAGTAGAATCTGAATATGCTGAAAGTGTCCAAAAACCATGGTCAAGTACAGGACAGCTTCCAAAATTGGCTTGACAACGACGCTCATTTGGAGAGTTAGGCACACTTCCATACTGATTGAAATAACTCAAAATGTATTTTCCATCTGTAATCGGATTTTGAAACTCTACCTTTGCTTGCTCATATTGTAAAGGATTGACTGTACAGTTTCTTAGCTTGTGGTCTGCTATTCCAAAACCATCTTCTAAGTCATAATTTCCTATCAGTTCTGGAGGAATCGTACACTCATAACGTACACAGTAATTTGAAGCTATTTCGGCTTGCGCTCTAGCTACATTCCAAATACGAATATTATCATATTTTCCAGACAAGTACCAATTGTTTCCTGCATCACTTCTGTACCTGCCCACATAAAATTTATTATTTGTAGCTGATGTGATGGTGGTATTCAAATCTGTAACGTTGTAATTAGCTGTCGGAACTTCATTTCCATCAATGTAAACAACGATTTCTGAGCCATTGTATGTCATAGCAAAGTGATGCCAGTTATAGGTTGTGGTAGAGGAGCTAAGTAGTCCACTGTATGTAAAATCTTTTACAACTCCTCCTCCTAAATCAATTCTAAAACCAGTAGTTGTTCCATTTTTGCGAAGGGCAAATAACTGTTTAGGCTTATCTGTTCCCATATAAAAAATAGCTCCGTTGCTAGGGCTAGGATTAATAGAGACCCAAGCCTCCAAAGTACGTGGGTTATTACCCAAAATAGCTACATCAGCAGGAAACTGTAAATGCCTAGCTGCCACAGCATCTGGAACAGAAGATTGATTATCTGTCAAGTGAATAATACGATTATTGAGTAATGGATTTAACTGACAGAACTTATCACTTGTAGCAGTAGGAGTTACCCAGTTGGCAGCTGTTGTATTGACAATATTTGCTCTTTTAGTAGCTACCACAGTAGCAACACCTAGATTTTCAACTGCCAAACCAACAGGAAAATTATATGTTCCCATTGTATTTATGGCTCTTCGCAACCTTCCACCTACAAAACGGTCAGTAGAGTTGTTGGTAAGTACGAACCCTGTTACTGAATTTGAGTTCGGATTTTGTATCACAACTTCTTTATTTCCTTCTGTTTGTAGTATTCCTCTGATAAAAGTAAGTGAACCTGTCTTGCTAACCACCATATTTTGAGTGCCTGCATCAGATACTTTTACTCTAGGAACATTTGGAGAAGGTGTTTGATTATTGACCCATAAGTTCTCAAAATTACCTTTTCCTGTGGCAGTTCTTGTATAGGTTTGTGGTTGTAAACCTATAAACTGTAATGTAGAATTAGTAGGCATAAAAAGAGTTCCTGAATGCACCATATCTCCACAGACGTCCAAACGCTGATTTGGATTGATAGTAATGCTTGCCCCATTTTCTATAATAATATTTCTACACGAACGATTTGCCTTGATAATAGGAAATGAAAACGGTGGAATACCATTTACGAGTGCTGGAATTACAATATCTTGACTACAATCTGGAATACTTGATTGTCCACAAGGCGCACTCCAGTTTTTAAAATCTCCATATTCTCCTGTATAAATCCCTGTTATAGGGTCTTTTTGGTCGCCTACCCAAACATATTCTACCGTTCCGACACAAATCGTATCATAGACATAACATTGTCCTAAGTTCACCCTTACAATATAATCTCTTGTTCTGCGTACATCAACAGTAATTTGAGGAGTAGTTTGCAAATCTGGATACCACAAATAGTCTAATGCTCCAAATGTTTCAGCATCTAAGGTCGCATTCGAACCATAAAAAATAGAAATATCAGGTCCTAAATTGAGCGAGTTGAAGGCAGAAAAATAACCATAACGACATCCTCCAGTAGCATTTCCGTTGGTTACGCCCATGTGAAAAAGTGTAGTTGTGTTACGAACAGAAGCAATCGCTCC
This window harbors:
- a CDS encoding LamG-like jellyroll fold domain-containing protein; protein product: MKNIYNFLVFFVLLLCVVKANDSFAQIDDRFWFAAPDITRGHNDRPIFLRFSTLDKPATVVVSMPRDAAFPTQVINLAAYSTGELDLTTWINLVETPRMTTITGVQATDEVDANRNYNNKFPNGILIESTAKITAYYEASSTNNPEMFALKGKNALGKDFWIPMQTAWNHQSRTPNAYSGFVIVATEDNTSVTITTTRPTRTFSATGASGTTAAAGTRTIMLNRGETFNVASQQPTAGNAPVGSRVVSDKPVAVTLFHDTILTGQGSCYDLAGDQLVPTNVLGTEYIVMRGSLGVGGTAQPEKVYVLATQAGTTLTINRGGASIAGIPTLAAGQQYAFDLTEGTHPSAYITSNKPVYVLHMSGYGCETGAAILPPIECTGSRLTQVRRSTTDNFTLTILVKAGGEANFSLNGGAVNTAIPASSFTNVSGTTAWKSARITLTTAQVASGAIASVRNTTTLFHMGVTNGNATGGCRYGYFSAFNSLNLGPDISIFYGSNATLDAETFGALDYLWYPDLQTTPQITVDVRRTRDYIVRVNLGQCYVYDTICVGTVEYVWVGDQKDPITGIYTGEYGDFKNWSAPCGQSSIPDCSQDIVIPALVNGIPPFSFPIIKANRSCRNIIIENGASITINPNQRLDVCGDMVHSGTLFMPTNSTLQFIGLQPQTYTRTATGKGNFENLWVNNQTPSPNVPRVKVSDAGTQNMVVSKTGSLTFIRGILQTEGNKEVVIQNPNSNSVTGFVLTNNSTDRFVGGRLRRAINTMGTYNFPVGLAVENLGVATVVATKRANIVNTTAANWVTPTATSDKFCQLNPLLNNRIIHLTDNQSSVPDAVAARHLQFPADVAILGNNPRTLEAWVSINPSPSNGAIFYMGTDKPKQLFALRKNGTTTGFRIDLGGGVVKDFTYSGLLSSSTTTYNWHHFAMTYNGSEIVVYIDGNEVPTANYNVTDLNTTITSATNNKFYVGRYRSDAGNNWYLSGKYDNIRIWNVARAQAEIASNYCVRYECTIPPELIGNYDLEDGFGIADHKLRNCTVNPLQYEQAKVEFQNPITDGKYILSYFNQYGSVPNSPNERRCQANFGSCPVLDHGFWTLSAYSDSTLSTKVAGDGKYRLTLFNNAYTNAGACGSPQTAIMKRNTSADPWSIPNLPALCYDNSVVSTAMEWMSGFSDFGVPMTLDPVILPVELLSLTAKPLYNSILIEWKTANEIDIEGYEIWRSDDNQTFAKVGWVEAKSANRYIFEDEEVKTNLVYYYYLKQMSNNAQDKASPVVSAKIEGGVEGGIKIYPNPTSNEFTIDLNEIYLANTIYKAEIYNSVGMLLKTKTSGNSSKIKMSLEGLSKGMYLVKVITPTRTKFVKIEKE